The Micromonospora siamensis genome contains the following window.
CGCAGCGCGGGGACCCCGGTGGCGAGGTCCCCGACGCCGAGCGCCCGCAGGACGAGGATCACGGGTACGACGACTCCTGCTCGGCGCAGACCACCATCTCCCGCACCGCGCAGCCGGCCGGCTGGGACAGCGCGAACATGATCGCCGCGGCCGTGTCGGCCGGATCGTTGAGGATCGCGTCCGGTCCGGGCTTGTACTGCTCGTCCCGGTCGTCGAAGAAGGCGGTCCGCATGCCGCCGGGGATCAGCAGGGTGACGCCGACGGTGCCGGCGAGTTCGGCGGCGAGGGCGCGGGTGAAGCCGACCACCCCGAACTTCGCCGCGCAGTACGCGGTGGCGTCGCTGACCGCCTTGACGCCCAACGTCGAGGCCACCGTCACCACCGTGCCGTGCGAACGCTCCAGGTAGGGCACCGCCGCCCGGACCACCGCGGCCGTACCGAGCAGGTTGATCGCGACGATCCGGTCCCAGGTGGCCCCCTCCACGTCGGTCAGCTTCCCCGGGACGTCCATGCCGGCGGCGGTCACCACCCCGTCCAACCCGCCCGAGCGTTCGGCGAGCTGCCGGGTGGCCTCCTCGGCGGCCCGGGCGTCCGCCAGGTCGCACTCCACCCACGGCACCCCGTCGGCCGGCGCCCGCCGGTCCAGCACCAACGGCCGCCCGCCGGCCCTGGCCACCGCGGCCACCACCGCCGCGCCCAGCCCACTCGACCCACCGGTCACCAGAATGGTGCGATCATTCATGTCCCTGCTCATGCCGGCACTCCGCTTCGCTGCGTGCCGCCATGAGGCACCGCCGCACTGTGTCGATGATTCACTCGCTGACGCTCGCTCATACCGCTCCCTTGACGAGGTGCAGGCCGCGCTGGCGCGCGGCGGTGATGGTGCCGGTGGTGGACCGGCCGGTCAGGTAGGGGACCGTGACTACCCGTCCGCCCCAGCGGTGGATCAACTCCGCCTCGGGCAGCTCCGGGGCGTCCTCCCCGGCGTAGTCACCACCCTTGACCCAGACGTCGGGCCGCAGCCGGGCCAGCACCTGGTGCGGGGTGGGCTGGTCGAAGACCACCACCGCGTCCACGCAGTCCAGGGCACCCAGCAGCCGCGCCCGGTCGGCCTGCGGGTTGACCGGGCGCTCCGGGCCCTTCAGGCCGCGTACGCTGCGGTCGGAGTTGAGGCAGACCACCAGGCAGTCGCCGAGTCGGCGGGCCGCCCTGAGGGTGGCCAGGTGCCCGGCGTGCAGGATGTCGAAGCAGCCGCCGGTGGCGACGACGGTGCCGCCGTCGGCGCGTACCCTCGCCACCAGCTCCTCGGCGGTGCCGGCAGCGACCGGCCGGGCGGCCCCTTCCCGCTCCCGGTGCAGGCCCGCCGCCCCACCCGCGGCCACGTACGCCGACGCCGCCTCGACCGCCGCGCCGACCGCCTCCGCGGTCGACGCGCCGTCGCCCAGCGCCAGCGCGGCGGTGGCCGCGAACCGGTCACCGGCGCCGCAGGTGTCCTCGACGTGCTCCAACTGCTCCGCCGGCGGTACGACCAGCGGGGTGGGGCCGCCGTGGCAGAGCACCGCGCCGTCGGCGCCCATGGTCACCGCCACCGCGCCCGCCCGCCAGCGGTGGCGCAGCTCGTGACCGGCGCGGGTGGCCGTGGACAACGCCGAGCCGCCCCCGGCGTCCCCGGTGAGCTGACGCAGCTCGCCGAGGTTCGGGGTGGTCAGCCGGGCGCCCGGCACCGCGGCCGGGCCGCGCGGGTGCGGATCCCAGACGACCGGGGCGGACGTCCCGGCCAACGCGGTGCGCAGGGTGGGCTGGCGCAGCAGCCCGCGGCCGTAGTCGCTGACCAGCACGGCCCGGGCCCGGGCCAGCAGCTCCAGCACCGCCTCCGGCGGCTCGCCGGGGGACTGCGGGTCGCCGCCCCGGTCCAGCCGCAGCAGGGTCTGCCCGCCGGAGCGCAGCCGGATCTTCTCGGCGGTCGCGCCGGGCAGGTGCAGCGGATAGACCTTGACCCCGGCCTGGGCCAGCAGCTCCGCCAGGCGGGCCCCACCGGCGTCGTCGGCCAGCGCGGTCACCAGCGCCACCTCGGTGTGCTGCGCGGCGGCGAGCAGCGCGGCCAGCCCGGCGCCGCCCGGCCGGTCGGTGGCGTGCCGCTCGTCGAGCACGGGGACCGGGGCGTCCGGGCAGACCCGGCTGACCGCGCCGGTGACGTCCCGGTCCAGCAGCGCGTCACCGACCACCACCAGCGGCCCGGTCACGACTCCACCCAACCGGTGCCGGTCGGACCGTGGCCGTTGCGCCCGTGGCCGTTGACGACCCGGCCGTTCGCCCCGCCCTGCGGGCCCGCGCCGTCCGGGCCGTGCCCGTTGTGGCCGGCACCGTCCGGGCCGTGAGCGTGCGGGCCCATCCCGTCCGGACCGGCGCCGCCGGTGCGGCGTCCGTGGCCGTTGACCGGCCGGCCGGCCCGAGCGCCGACCACGCCGGCGAGCACGTGCTCGTCCCAACCGGTTCCGTCCCGCCCCGCCGGCTTCCCGACGGCGGGGGCGACGGTACGCGGCGCCGGTGCGGCCAGCCCCGGCAGGCTGCGGACCAGCGGCAACGCCTGGTCCACGTACTCGCAGAGCAGGTGGGAGGAGACCAGGTGCAGCTCCTGCACCACCTGGCTGTCCGCCGACGGCACCGCCAGCACGTCGTCGCAGAGATCGGCCAGCGGGTTGGGCGCCGGGCCGGTGAAGGCCCAGGTACGCAGGCCCGTGTCCCGGCCGGCCCGGGCCGCGGTGAGCAGGTTGGGGCTGGTGCCGCTGGTGGACAGGAGCAGGAGGATGTCGTCGGGTCGGCCGTGGGCGCGGACCTGGCGGGCGAAGACCTCGTCGTAGCCGTAGTCGTTGCCGATGGCGGTCATGGCGCTGGTTTCGGCGTGCAGGGCGATGGC
Protein-coding sequences here:
- a CDS encoding SDR family oxidoreductase, which produces MNDRTILVTGGSSGLGAAVVAAVARAGGRPLVLDRRAPADGVPWVECDLADARAAEEATRQLAERSGGLDGVVTAAGMDVPGKLTDVEGATWDRIVAINLLGTAAVVRAAVPYLERSHGTVVTVASTLGVKAVSDATAYCAAKFGVVGFTRALAAELAGTVGVTLLIPGGMRTAFFDDRDEQYKPGPDAILNDPADTAAAIMFALSQPAGCAVREMVVCAEQESSYP
- a CDS encoding PfkB family carbohydrate kinase translates to MTGPLVVVGDALLDRDVTGAVSRVCPDAPVPVLDERHATDRPGGAGLAALLAAAQHTEVALVTALADDAGGARLAELLAQAGVKVYPLHLPGATAEKIRLRSGGQTLLRLDRGGDPQSPGEPPEAVLELLARARAVLVSDYGRGLLRQPTLRTALAGTSAPVVWDPHPRGPAAVPGARLTTPNLGELRQLTGDAGGGSALSTATRAGHELRHRWRAGAVAVTMGADGAVLCHGGPTPLVVPPAEQLEHVEDTCGAGDRFAATAALALGDGASTAEAVGAAVEAASAYVAAGGAAGLHREREGAARPVAAGTAEELVARVRADGGTVVATGGCFDILHAGHLATLRAARRLGDCLVVCLNSDRSVRGLKGPERPVNPQADRARLLGALDCVDAVVVFDQPTPHQVLARLRPDVWVKGGDYAGEDAPELPEAELIHRWGGRVVTVPYLTGRSTTGTITAARQRGLHLVKGAV